The Staphylothermus marinus F1 genome has a segment encoding these proteins:
- a CDS encoding DNA polymerase sliding clamp — protein sequence MFRASYTATSKFKYIAQTIAKITDEAPFYATQDALEVRVLSPDKTTLTIVKIPSIAFEEYEVDGEKYFVIGADELNKIVKRGTRNDILVFELDEEKNQLKIIFRNKKTGIERSFVIETKPRTLEKIPEPQIDLGVTARFVADDYKHIIRDLKIIGEEAVLHYKEGKLYIYSHAEQKEYRGEFSEGNPLTYLSATIDEARAKYSVGLLEATLKPIQAAKFVTVSFDRDKPVKIEFEITEGGYIVYWIVPRIEA from the coding sequence ATGTTTAGAGCCAGTTACACAGCTACATCAAAATTCAAATATATAGCACAGACGATAGCTAAGATAACTGATGAGGCACCATTTTATGCTACACAAGATGCTTTAGAAGTTAGAGTTCTCAGCCCAGATAAAACAACACTTACCATAGTTAAAATACCATCCATAGCTTTTGAAGAGTATGAGGTAGATGGAGAGAAATACTTTGTGATTGGAGCCGACGAGCTAAATAAGATAGTGAAAAGAGGAACTAGAAACGATATCTTAGTATTTGAGCTTGACGAAGAAAAGAACCAGTTGAAAATTATTTTCAGAAACAAGAAGACCGGTATTGAGAGAAGCTTTGTTATCGAAACAAAGCCTAGAACATTGGAGAAAATACCCGAGCCACAAATAGATCTTGGGGTTACAGCTAGGTTTGTCGCTGATGATTATAAACACATAATTAGGGACTTGAAGATAATTGGGGAAGAAGCAGTACTTCATTATAAGGAAGGAAAACTCTATATATATTCTCATGCAGAACAAAAAGAGTATAGAGGAGAATTCTCAGAAGGAAACCCGCTCACATATTTATCTGCAACAATAGATGAAGCACGTGCTAAATACAGTGTTGGATTATTAGAAGCCACACTCAAACCTATTCAAGCAGCAAAATTTGTAACGGTATCGTTTGATCGAGATAAACCCGTGAAGATAGAGTTTGAAATAACAGAGGGCGGATACATAGTATACTGGATAGTTCCAAGGATTGAAGCATAA
- a CDS encoding RNA polymerase subunit Rpo13 produces the protein MILEEISETLEEEYMEEEEEETEEKTPPRLVRINYLEKFIKTTILWEKFVRGETSLRELEKGFAKTIHHKKTAKKKASKTKSTKTKKKSVK, from the coding sequence TTGATTTTGGAGGAGATCAGTGAAACATTAGAGGAGGAATATATGGAAGAAGAGGAGGAAGAAACCGAGGAAAAAACACCGCCCCGTCTTGTGAGAATAAACTATTTAGAAAAATTCATTAAAACAACTATTTTATGGGAAAAATTTGTCCGCGGTGAGACATCACTTAGAGAGCTAGAAAAGGGATTTGCTAAAACAATACATCATAAAAAAACTGCCAAGAAGAAGGCTTCTAAGACGAAATCAACTAAGACAAAGAAAAAATCAGTTAAATAA
- a CDS encoding ATP-binding protein, which yields MDDDMFNKYVAWIRIIVGLIINFLYIHVLSLVHSGHNVGGLIFDPYFNGVTVVLLNIVFVLVSSLLYSSNILGIINYTIVYWLNKYVLESGIGTALYVYMFSLILALILTVLITTKVLGMRDLVRESNFIKSFDVSILHLITIYFSILSLSLPFLYIFAYEYMKSLLMSKIGIVANAIITSTLSLRGMRKYLYIVPLGILSTLSYLALVPIIAYILSIMRPYEIFEYRLSKIITQNSEHIYFGKIKAILTYGIPRKVYQEIHHYHYKKKTWYWRVTEKPIYINLKSLPNRHILITGASGTGKSLLAKHIVREIYKKYGISFIIIDPHNEYKILRKYVPELNIVDASTLSINPLELGRLGPKEKAYQISSFVSTLFKLGPIQRHLFADLILDVYRFKGIYPDKPETWSSKPPTMHDLLEFCQRLMSNNELYKKIYPYIRILADNVFSSTNISFHDLTKTPTIVTLNGLSSDFVKALYVNALLQRILDSMYIGELRNELMMVLDEAYMFLRRGMSRNIVSKLLMESRKYGLGLIIISQQILAVPDSVVENSSIKIFFNTSEPKNLEYSSRVICSGCDKHEIIASKSALTNLKSYNYILSISGFNEIFIVNEEDIAQNMYAG from the coding sequence ATGGATGATGATATGTTCAATAAATATGTGGCTTGGATAAGAATTATTGTCGGGCTAATAATTAATTTCCTATATATACATGTGTTATCTCTTGTCCATAGCGGTCATAATGTAGGTGGTCTAATATTTGATCCATATTTTAATGGTGTTACAGTTGTTTTATTAAATATAGTATTTGTTCTCGTTTCAAGCTTATTATATTCCTCTAACATTCTTGGAATAATCAACTATACTATTGTATATTGGTTAAACAAGTATGTGCTAGAATCTGGAATAGGTACAGCATTGTATGTTTACATGTTTTCACTTATCTTGGCTTTGATTTTAACTGTACTAATTACTACGAAAGTTTTGGGAATGCGTGATCTCGTTCGAGAATCTAATTTTATAAAATCATTTGATGTTTCAATTTTACATTTAATTACAATATATTTTTCTATTCTTTCACTTAGTTTGCCGTTTTTATACATATTTGCCTATGAATATATGAAATCCCTCCTTATGAGCAAAATTGGTATAGTCGCTAATGCAATTATAACATCAACATTATCGCTACGGGGTATGAGAAAATATTTGTATATTGTTCCCCTAGGGATATTGTCTACTCTTAGCTATTTAGCATTAGTTCCGATTATAGCATACATTCTATCTATTATGAGACCATATGAAATATTTGAATATAGATTATCAAAAATAATAACTCAGAACAGTGAACACATATATTTTGGAAAGATAAAAGCGATCCTTACATATGGTATTCCTAGAAAAGTGTATCAAGAAATACATCATTATCACTATAAAAAGAAGACATGGTATTGGAGAGTAACCGAGAAACCTATATATATAAATCTCAAATCTTTGCCTAACAGGCATATTTTAATAACAGGTGCAAGTGGTACAGGAAAGTCTTTGCTTGCAAAGCATATTGTCCGCGAAATTTATAAAAAATACGGGATATCATTTATAATTATAGATCCGCATAATGAATATAAAATTCTTAGAAAATATGTTCCTGAATTAAATATAGTTGATGCATCAACACTTAGTATTAACCCATTAGAACTTGGACGTTTAGGTCCGAAAGAAAAAGCATACCAGATATCAAGTTTTGTATCAACTCTTTTCAAGTTAGGCCCGATACAGAGACATTTGTTTGCTGATCTAATATTGGATGTATATAGGTTTAAAGGGATTTATCCGGATAAGCCGGAAACGTGGAGTAGTAAACCTCCAACAATGCATGATCTATTAGAGTTCTGTCAGAGATTAATGAGCAATAATGAACTCTATAAGAAGATCTACCCCTATATACGAATTCTAGCTGATAATGTCTTTAGCTCAACAAATATAAGCTTTCACGACCTAACAAAAACCCCTACAATAGTGACTCTGAATGGTTTAAGTAGCGATTTCGTAAAGGCATTATATGTGAATGCTCTTCTACAGAGAATCTTGGATAGTATGTATATCGGTGAGTTAAGGAATGAATTAATGATGGTGCTTGATGAAGCATATATGTTTCTTAGAAGAGGAATGAGTAGAAACATTGTGTCAAAATTATTAATGGAGAGTAGAAAATATGGTTTAGGATTAATAATTATTTCACAACAGATCCTAGCGGTACCAGATTCTGTTGTGGAAAATTCTTCTATAAAAATATTTTTCAATACTTCTGAGCCTAAAAACCTAGAATATTCCTCCCGTGTAATATGTAGTGGATGCGATAAACATGAAATTATTGCTTCAAAATCGGCTTTAACAAATCTTAAAAGCTACAATTATATTCTATCAATTAGTGGATTCAACGAAATATTTATTGTCAATGAGGAAGATATTGCACAAAATATGTATGCAGGGTGA
- a CDS encoding DEAD/DEAH box helicase, with the protein MTNLVKCLQEIGYKKLTSLQIKAFKAIYKEKNSVIIVAPTGSGKTEAALLPIMYKINKHGYKPISAIYITPLRALNRDIKRRMEKLAKCFGVSINLRHGDTPYKLRKYIETNPPHILVTTPETFNYILINDKMRKYIANLKYIVIDEFRDLIESKRGILLLTSIYLLEHYLKHKFIKIALTATLKNIRLAMEILSSSALPSNIDVLIDNTLKPIDVKVVVPECKDNDNKCKFLSSILEDKDLIARILRIYDLFRSKRSILVFVNTRSIAEKLGYLLKVVNEKLGANNIHVEVHHGSLSRNHRLKVEEDFRNGRLKGLIATSSMELGIDVGFIDYVIQYMSPRQVVRLVQRIGRSGHKLSGISRGEIIVQNNTLQILESLVIARRAINGDIEEERIPVKPLDVLAYSIVLYSLITEGINIYDLYSLLIMNPIYRDLDVKEFNDLIEYLKYARLIKVKENIIKPTSRSRLFIYKTTMIPSTKDVIIINVVDDRRIGVLNEEYVVLNISEGDVVVVGGKPWKVIGYDQQNAKLYVEPYNVSENIIIPHWEGENIPVEYKLAREVGSLIRRISLNMKIDDYKTLLLNDNIKLEGINDLADDKTIIIEGNIELGLVIVNINGGSRVNRFMRDLLKSVIQWRYPFLKINAYSTPYAVFITLNNKQYVREVVNTIEQVMHNINRYLTRKSLKRIAVEQGTMHWRIFQVAQRFGALDPEKNKITKAMLEAFVDTVIGYEALNEVLWKDYDIESIKQLADLVMNGNVKIISKITSKLTNGGRQLITYYGEVRTVMPASLAGREKYFQYIMNRRMSLICLHCGYVITDTVSKLVNIKKCPKCGYMTLAPVKGDARKETIIVRKALNRTKLRGEEKTVLEDLRKRAILYSQFGELALKILASRGIGVSEAIRVINRVLEGYDLYNELYESEKKYLRIKTYLKDND; encoded by the coding sequence ATGACTAACCTTGTCAAATGCCTGCAAGAAATAGGATACAAGAAACTTACATCTCTCCAAATAAAAGCATTCAAAGCCATATATAAAGAAAAAAACTCAGTAATAATTGTCGCACCAACAGGTTCCGGTAAAACAGAAGCTGCTCTATTACCTATAATGTATAAAATAAATAAGCACGGATATAAGCCAATATCAGCTATTTATATAACACCATTAAGAGCGCTCAATAGAGATATTAAGAGAAGAATGGAAAAGCTAGCTAAATGCTTCGGGGTTTCAATAAATTTAAGACACGGTGACACACCTTACAAGCTTCGCAAATATATAGAGACAAATCCGCCCCACATTCTTGTTACAACTCCTGAAACATTCAATTATATATTGATAAACGATAAGATGAGAAAATATATTGCTAATCTAAAGTACATCGTTATCGACGAATTCAGAGATTTAATAGAAAGTAAACGTGGTATTTTATTATTAACTAGTATTTATTTATTAGAGCATTATCTTAAACATAAATTTATAAAGATCGCTTTAACGGCGACTTTGAAGAATATTAGGTTAGCAATGGAGATACTGAGTAGCTCTGCTTTGCCCAGTAATATTGATGTATTGATCGATAATACTTTGAAGCCTATTGATGTTAAAGTAGTGGTTCCCGAATGCAAAGATAATGATAATAAATGTAAATTTCTGAGCTCGATTCTAGAAGATAAAGATTTAATTGCTAGAATTCTCAGGATATATGATTTATTTAGGTCTAAGAGGAGCATTCTCGTATTTGTTAATACTAGATCGATAGCTGAAAAGCTTGGTTATTTATTAAAAGTCGTTAATGAAAAATTGGGGGCTAATAATATTCATGTAGAAGTCCATCATGGAAGCTTATCGAGGAATCATAGATTAAAGGTTGAAGAAGACTTTAGAAATGGGCGCTTAAAGGGATTAATTGCGACTTCAAGTATGGAACTAGGTATTGATGTTGGATTTATTGATTATGTTATTCAATATATGTCTCCAAGACAAGTTGTCAGGCTCGTTCAGAGAATTGGTAGAAGTGGTCATAAATTATCTGGGATTTCTCGTGGAGAAATAATTGTTCAAAACAATACTTTACAGATACTAGAATCCCTCGTAATAGCTAGAAGAGCAATTAATGGTGATATAGAAGAGGAGAGAATACCTGTTAAGCCATTAGATGTTCTTGCTTATTCCATCGTATTGTATAGTTTGATAACAGAGGGTATCAACATATATGATCTTTATTCATTGTTAATTATGAATCCCATATATAGAGATCTTGATGTAAAAGAGTTCAATGACTTAATCGAGTATTTGAAATATGCCAGGCTTATCAAGGTAAAAGAAAATATTATCAAGCCAACTTCTAGGTCCAGATTATTCATATATAAAACAACAATGATTCCTTCAACCAAAGACGTTATAATAATAAACGTTGTAGATGATCGTAGAATAGGTGTATTGAACGAGGAATACGTTGTTCTAAATATCTCTGAAGGAGACGTAGTGGTTGTTGGGGGAAAGCCGTGGAAAGTCATAGGATATGATCAACAGAATGCCAAGCTATATGTTGAACCATATAATGTATCAGAGAATATAATAATACCTCACTGGGAGGGCGAAAATATACCGGTTGAATACAAGTTGGCTAGAGAAGTTGGATCACTTATAAGAAGAATTTCCTTAAACATGAAGATCGACGATTATAAAACGCTCTTATTAAACGATAATATAAAGCTTGAAGGCATTAATGATCTTGCTGATGATAAAACTATTATAATTGAGGGAAATATTGAGCTTGGTCTTGTAATAGTTAATATCAATGGGGGTTCAAGGGTTAATAGGTTCATGAGAGATCTATTGAAATCAGTGATTCAATGGAGATATCCGTTTCTAAAAATTAATGCGTACTCTACACCATACGCGGTATTTATTACATTAAATAATAAACAATATGTTAGAGAAGTAGTTAATACGATCGAGCAAGTAATGCATAATATTAATCGGTATCTGACCCGTAAAAGTTTGAAAAGAATAGCGGTTGAACAAGGTACTATGCACTGGAGAATATTTCAGGTAGCACAACGATTTGGAGCATTGGATCCTGAGAAAAATAAAATCACTAAAGCTATGCTCGAGGCCTTTGTAGACACGGTTATAGGATATGAAGCATTAAACGAAGTTTTATGGAAAGATTATGATATTGAATCGATCAAACAGCTAGCCGACTTAGTCATGAATGGTAATGTAAAAATTATCTCTAAAATTACAAGTAAACTAACTAATGGCGGGAGACAATTAATAACATATTATGGTGAAGTAAGAACGGTAATGCCAGCCTCATTGGCTGGTAGGGAGAAATACTTCCAATACATAATGAATAGACGGATGAGCCTAATATGTTTACACTGTGGATACGTGATTACTGATACTGTAAGTAAACTAGTTAATATTAAAAAATGTCCTAAATGCGGATATATGACTTTGGCACCAGTTAAAGGAGATGCTAGAAAAGAAACCATAATTGTTAGAAAGGCTTTAAATAGAACAAAATTACGTGGGGAAGAAAAAACTGTTCTTGAAGATCTTAGGAAACGGGCAATACTCTATTCGCAATTCGGAGAATTAGCTCTAAAGATTCTAGCTTCTAGAGGAATCGGAGTAAGCGAGGCTATACGTGTGATTAATCGTGTGCTTGAAGGCTATGATTTATATAATGAATTGTATGAGAGTGAGAAGAAGTATCTAAGAATTAAAACTTATTTAAAAGATAATGATTAA
- a CDS encoding phosphoadenosine phosphosulfate reductase family protein codes for MRKIWPKKTRIYWDPEYNIPVIKPLPGQEDLFYVLKLTEPGDARPAFRIDHERLMSAIKYEFGDEKIYNIFFKNCFTLLNKVPHWDQMWETIASGNVLGQLYYDPFRERWRFRLNYTGAYIAVRDGLVDIVKTNKRVFRGSYIDKSSTSSRQVVIINEKDEIIGIGENIGDRIIVIKTFKEKRLPVETSMKKSDLETVLKHNEYGIEFYKEKAIKFLRKLYEKNKLPVVVSYSGGKDSLTALNLTLEALGDAELLFNDTGLELPETIKNVEYVSKHYGLKLVKASAGDAFWKAVWIFGPPGKDYRWCCKITKLVPIARVTKAKWGNGALNIVGQRAYESIDRARSPSVWRNRWVPHLLSASPIQEWNQLVEWLYITKYKLPYNKLYDMGFERLGCYVCPSSTLAEFKEIEKHYPEEWQRWVDVLEYWRKKLDQPIEWIKYGLWRWLTPAVAKYRLARHIPGYNIDWRREYILRLLNSTVNLAPLKIFSTNEHLIIEFNKDVIIDEVQQQLIHNILMLKKKIYRDKDKIIIETKNTNIIIEKNKINVSPYKEPENLEDLADVLKIIYRIYGCAKCGSCVLWCPLKIIRLTKYGPLPTKPCIGCRICLEVCPISEILVEKIVLPLITNDPGIWKRPSRKHGVEVIETFRIAGIIPEEA; via the coding sequence ATGAGGAAGATATGGCCTAAAAAGACAAGGATCTACTGGGATCCGGAATATAATATACCAGTAATTAAGCCTCTACCAGGACAGGAGGATTTATTCTATGTATTAAAACTCACAGAACCTGGCGATGCTAGACCAGCGTTTCGAATTGATCATGAAAGACTGATGAGTGCCATAAAATACGAGTTTGGTGATGAGAAAATCTACAATATATTCTTCAAGAACTGTTTTACATTACTTAATAAAGTTCCCCATTGGGATCAAATGTGGGAAACAATTGCCTCTGGGAATGTGCTTGGACAATTATATTATGATCCGTTCCGTGAAAGATGGAGGTTTAGGCTAAACTATACGGGTGCATACATTGCTGTTAGAGACGGCCTTGTAGATATTGTTAAAACCAATAAAAGAGTCTTTAGAGGATCATATATTGATAAGTCTTCTACTAGTTCACGTCAGGTAGTGATTATTAACGAGAAAGATGAAATAATAGGTATTGGCGAAAATATAGGAGATAGAATAATCGTTATAAAAACATTTAAGGAAAAACGATTACCAGTAGAAACTAGTATGAAGAAATCAGATCTGGAGACTGTGCTAAAACATAATGAATACGGCATAGAATTCTATAAAGAAAAAGCTATCAAGTTCCTCAGAAAACTCTATGAGAAGAACAAACTACCAGTTGTTGTATCGTATTCGGGAGGAAAAGATAGTTTAACAGCTTTGAATTTAACGCTTGAAGCGCTTGGAGACGCAGAATTGTTATTTAATGATACTGGATTGGAATTACCGGAAACCATTAAGAACGTTGAATATGTTTCAAAACATTACGGCCTTAAATTAGTTAAGGCATCTGCAGGCGATGCATTTTGGAAAGCAGTTTGGATCTTTGGTCCTCCTGGAAAAGATTATCGTTGGTGCTGTAAGATAACAAAGCTTGTGCCAATTGCTCGAGTAACTAAGGCTAAGTGGGGTAATGGCGCATTAAATATTGTTGGTCAGAGAGCATATGAATCAATAGATCGTGCTAGAAGCCCTAGTGTTTGGAGGAATAGGTGGGTACCACATTTATTGAGTGCATCACCTATTCAAGAATGGAACCAACTAGTTGAATGGCTCTATATAACTAAGTATAAGCTTCCATACAATAAACTATATGATATGGGGTTTGAAAGACTGGGTTGTTATGTTTGTCCCTCAAGTACACTCGCAGAATTTAAGGAGATAGAAAAGCATTACCCAGAAGAATGGCAGAGATGGGTTGATGTTCTAGAGTATTGGAGGAAAAAATTAGATCAACCAATTGAATGGATAAAATATGGTTTATGGAGATGGTTAACTCCAGCAGTAGCTAAATATAGGCTGGCAAGACATATACCAGGATACAATATTGATTGGAGACGAGAATATATACTTAGATTATTAAATAGCACTGTCAATTTAGCTCCACTAAAGATCTTCTCCACTAATGAACATTTAATAATTGAATTTAACAAGGATGTGATTATCGATGAAGTACAACAACAACTAATACACAACATACTTATGCTTAAGAAGAAAATTTATAGAGACAAAGACAAGATCATAATTGAAACTAAGAATACAAACATTATAATAGAGAAGAACAAGATTAATGTGAGCCCCTATAAAGAACCTGAAAATTTAGAGGATTTAGCGGATGTCTTAAAAATTATATATAGAATATATGGATGTGCCAAATGTGGAAGCTGCGTATTATGGTGTCCTTTAAAAATAATACGACTAACAAAATATGGGCCTTTACCCACGAAGCCATGCATAGGTTGTAGGATATGTTTAGAAGTCTGCCCTATCTCAGAGATATTAGTTGAAAAAATAGTATTGCCTCTGATAACTAATGATCCGGGTATATGGAAGAGACCTAGTAGAAAGCATGGAGTGGAAGTTATAGAAACATTTCGTATCGCAGGAATAATACCTGAAGAAGCTTAA